In a genomic window of Oceanispirochaeta sp. M1:
- a CDS encoding UTP--glucose-1-phosphate uridylyltransferase, giving the protein MNNIERLSKEEIEILEKKGVDLKLSLSILDDFNNGVAGNTAAVIPSGVPDIDGETIIDMRASSSFSITLEEREKFCSAYPEAASYLNQTEAGNVSRDELQNIGTALLPMFSYGFLNGGSATSYGDRKKNKGFNEELFQLYESEFEKLASDSKGKPKGVTPGFLQPSGEAGPSYMELKLRALLLMMKSYTELTGKKAANIPFFQMTSVSNDPDVQNALSHYMESPWLKPLAESMDLSSWLGYTSIQPLVTAYTHSSQGKKKELFRPFITIPGGHGQCFRVLKETWQNLYDQGIRFISLGNIDNLGYTLDTVELALLAIRNRPAGFDESYKTAVDIKGGILVIDGEERLNCVDLGVGISFDEAESLEASGKKILFNCGSGLFNLKWLLENIDRIIRDLPLRFSDQNKDAGIYSQAEQVTWEVIAMIENPLIFAVDKYDRFLAAKILLENMMTSGYKLNDPAFPSDNESGGIRETAGKLHRGLMEILKTKYGLKLQNNRWIPEESEGLKK; this is encoded by the coding sequence ATGAATAATATTGAAAGGCTCAGCAAAGAAGAAATTGAGATACTTGAGAAAAAAGGTGTGGATCTAAAACTCTCCCTCTCCATACTGGATGACTTCAATAACGGCGTTGCGGGGAATACGGCAGCCGTTATCCCTTCGGGCGTCCCCGATATTGACGGTGAAACCATCATAGATATGAGAGCTTCATCTTCTTTCAGCATCACCTTGGAGGAGAGAGAGAAATTCTGTTCTGCCTATCCCGAAGCTGCATCCTATCTGAATCAGACTGAAGCCGGAAATGTAAGCCGGGATGAACTTCAAAATATCGGAACAGCACTTCTTCCTATGTTTTCATACGGCTTCCTTAACGGCGGCTCAGCCACATCCTACGGTGATAGAAAGAAGAATAAAGGTTTTAATGAAGAACTTTTTCAACTCTACGAATCTGAATTTGAAAAGCTGGCATCAGACTCAAAGGGGAAGCCCAAGGGTGTGACCCCGGGATTTCTTCAACCTTCCGGAGAAGCCGGCCCCTCTTATATGGAGTTGAAATTGAGAGCTCTTCTGCTCATGATGAAATCCTATACAGAACTGACCGGCAAAAAAGCTGCCAATATCCCCTTCTTTCAGATGACCTCTGTATCCAATGACCCTGATGTTCAGAATGCGTTGAGCCACTATATGGAAAGCCCCTGGCTGAAGCCTCTGGCTGAATCCATGGACCTCTCTTCCTGGCTGGGCTACACATCCATTCAGCCCCTTGTGACAGCCTACACTCACAGTTCTCAGGGAAAGAAAAAGGAACTCTTTAGACCTTTTATTACTATCCCCGGAGGCCACGGTCAATGTTTCCGTGTCCTGAAGGAGACATGGCAGAATCTCTATGATCAGGGCATACGTTTTATATCACTCGGAAATATCGACAACCTTGGCTACACCCTGGATACTGTGGAGCTGGCACTGCTGGCTATCAGAAACAGGCCCGCCGGGTTTGATGAATCCTATAAGACAGCAGTTGATATCAAGGGTGGAATCCTGGTTATTGATGGTGAAGAAAGGCTGAACTGTGTTGATCTGGGAGTCGGGATATCATTCGATGAGGCAGAGTCTCTCGAAGCGTCGGGTAAGAAAATCCTCTTTAACTGCGGTTCGGGTCTATTCAACCTGAAATGGCTGCTTGAAAATATTGACAGAATCATAAGAGACCTGCCCCTCCGTTTCAGTGACCAGAACAAAGATGCGGGGATATACTCCCAGGCTGAACAGGTTACCTGGGAAGTTATTGCCATGATCGAGAATCCTCTTATTTTTGCGGTTGATAAATATGACCGCTTTCTGGCAGCTAAAATACTTCTGGAAAACATGATGACCTCGGGATACAAACTGAATGATCCTGCCTTTCCATCTGATAATGAGAGCGGCGGAATCAGGGAAACAGCCGGGAAGCTGCACCGGGGATTGATGGAGATACTGAAAACAAAGTATGGTTTGAAACTTCAGAACAACAGATGGATTCCCGAGGAATCCGAAGGATTAAAAAAATGA
- a CDS encoding M23 family metallopeptidase has translation MKSEISNNKKNPVYNGGSSTVSILSKICQLGRLLLQDRDNCLIRLENQPLINGESSAYTLSLSFIDDMVFVLDEQIRSLKRQQLTHYHWVLHLDSAEDAMWKVKSCSRNSMPLQTELIQLELIELHERVDGVHKGQLPALDVPAAFQQNTDPGQMSGLLKNRSSRVFTLAAAALVMSGLFLTVFISTMQYGRMLKTVLTLSESISDSSESSTMSLSRLSDEVSRINREVFELKQEVFQEEEAFVFNKKQTSMNLRWLASRFPRSSSSRAHAYHYLADQIDSAVSYGEMVYQLTRLPENNDQAETLMATDKDNPMSMKYFTPVFPEIGLPVISESEAGDSADFMISSGYINRRLSPLGYGGVKPHFAVDLINLDNIVKISEDNEIIRDHSRAGHVQAVYEGTVQSKGYDWVYGWNMELKHPLLPEVKKMYPAALFWTSFYAHMESTDSIETGAYLKKGETFAFIGSSGKSTGPHLHYEIRIYHPGGKDSNSFGSFDRINPYLSE, from the coding sequence ATGAAATCAGAAATCTCAAATAATAAAAAAAATCCCGTTTATAACGGTGGTTCATCTACAGTTTCGATACTCTCAAAAATATGTCAGTTGGGCCGGCTCCTTCTGCAGGACAGGGATAACTGTCTTATAAGGCTTGAAAACCAGCCTCTTATCAACGGAGAGTCCTCAGCGTATACTCTTTCTCTCTCTTTCATAGATGATATGGTATTTGTTCTTGATGAGCAGATCAGATCTCTGAAGAGACAGCAGCTGACTCATTACCACTGGGTTCTTCATTTGGACAGCGCTGAGGATGCTATGTGGAAAGTGAAAAGCTGTTCCAGAAATTCAATGCCTCTCCAAACTGAACTGATACAGCTTGAACTGATTGAACTCCATGAAAGGGTCGATGGTGTTCATAAGGGTCAACTGCCTGCACTTGATGTTCCCGCAGCATTTCAGCAGAATACTGATCCCGGTCAGATGTCGGGACTTTTAAAAAACAGGTCCTCCAGGGTCTTTACACTGGCAGCTGCCGCTCTGGTGATGTCAGGACTGTTTCTGACCGTATTTATCAGCACCATGCAGTATGGACGTATGCTGAAGACTGTTCTCACTTTAAGTGAGAGTATTTCAGACAGTTCCGAATCCAGTACCATGAGTCTTTCACGCCTCAGTGATGAAGTGAGCAGGATTAACAGGGAAGTATTTGAATTGAAACAGGAGGTCTTTCAGGAAGAAGAGGCCTTTGTCTTTAATAAAAAGCAGACCAGCATGAATCTACGATGGCTGGCATCGCGCTTTCCCAGGTCAAGCAGTTCAAGAGCACATGCCTATCACTATCTGGCAGATCAGATCGACAGTGCTGTGAGTTATGGAGAGATGGTTTATCAACTTACCCGTCTGCCCGAGAATAACGATCAGGCAGAGACCCTCATGGCCACAGACAAGGATAATCCCATGTCCATGAAATATTTTACCCCTGTGTTTCCTGAGATAGGGCTTCCTGTAATATCAGAAAGTGAAGCAGGAGATAGTGCAGACTTTATGATTTCCAGCGGATATATAAACAGAAGACTCTCTCCTCTCGGATACGGAGGGGTCAAACCTCATTTCGCTGTGGACCTGATAAATCTGGATAATATAGTCAAAATATCTGAAGATAATGAAATTATCAGAGACCACAGCAGAGCCGGACATGTACAGGCTGTGTATGAGGGTACGGTTCAGTCAAAGGGCTACGACTGGGTATACGGCTGGAATATGGAGCTGAAGCATCCTCTCCTGCCTGAGGTAAAAAAAATGTATCCCGCTGCGCTTTTCTGGACATCATTTTATGCGCATATGGAATCTACAGACTCTATTGAGACTGGAGCCTATCTGAAAAAGGGTGAGACCTTCGCCTTTATCGGAAGCTCAGGAAAGTCTACAGGGCCGCATCTCCATTATGAGATCAGGATATATCATCCCGGCGGAAAGGATTCTAATTCCTTTGGAAGCTTTGACAGGATAAATCCTTATCTAAGTGAGTAG
- the hisI gene encoding phosphoribosyl-AMP cyclohydrolase — protein sequence MSDCPLDFEKSGGLIPVIAQDFDSKEILMQAYINKEAWDESIRTSRGVYFSRSRQKLWRKGESSGNVQILKEVRVDCDNDSVIFLVEQIGGAACHTGHRSCYYRIWENENFTETDEALFDPHEVYGKDH from the coding sequence ATGAGCGACTGCCCACTTGATTTTGAAAAAAGCGGCGGACTGATTCCTGTCATTGCACAGGATTTTGATAGCAAAGAAATATTAATGCAGGCCTATATAAACAAGGAAGCCTGGGATGAATCAATCAGAACATCCAGGGGTGTCTACTTCTCAAGAAGCCGTCAGAAACTATGGAGAAAGGGAGAATCCTCGGGGAATGTACAGATTCTGAAGGAAGTCAGAGTTGACTGTGACAATGATTCGGTAATTTTTCTTGTGGAACAGATCGGTGGAGCCGCGTGTCATACGGGTCACAGAAGCTGTTACTACCGTATATGGGAAAATGAAAATTTCACAGAAACTGATGAAGCTCTGTTTGATCCCCATGAAGTTTATGGCAAAGATCACTGA
- a CDS encoding YkgJ family cysteine cluster protein — translation MKISQKLMKLCLIPMKFMAKITDNTCPEYRVLLNRAARKHKENRQYFKKLKKQKSGLVDPLMRRLHDEVFEKIDCLLCSNCCRGTGPLIRERDISRLSKNLKIKPGKFTETYLRTDEEGDYVFSSMPCPFILNDNCCMVYSDRPGACRDYPHTDCISFKKYSSQMLENTRICPAVFLVFEKMKEELPL, via the coding sequence ATGAAAATTTCACAGAAACTGATGAAGCTCTGTTTGATCCCCATGAAGTTTATGGCAAAGATCACTGATAATACCTGCCCTGAATACCGGGTCCTGCTGAACAGAGCAGCCCGAAAACACAAAGAGAACCGCCAGTATTTCAAAAAGCTTAAAAAACAGAAATCAGGCCTGGTTGATCCTCTTATGCGCCGCCTTCATGATGAGGTCTTTGAAAAAATTGACTGCCTCTTATGCAGCAACTGCTGCCGCGGCACCGGTCCTCTGATTCGTGAAAGGGATATCAGCCGTCTCTCTAAAAACCTGAAAATAAAACCCGGAAAATTTACCGAAACCTATCTCAGAACTGATGAGGAGGGAGATTATGTATTCAGCTCAATGCCCTGCCCCTTCATTCTGAATGACAACTGCTGTATGGTCTATTCTGACCGTCCGGGAGCCTGCAGAGATTATCCCCACACCGACTGTATCTCATTTAAAAAATACAGTTCTCAGATGCTTGAAAATACCAGGATTTGTCCGGCTGTGTTTCTTGTCTTTGAAAAAATGAAGGAAGAGCTCCCTCTTTGA